DNA sequence from the bacterium genome:
AGGCTGTTGAGCAGGAGTTGCGCGATCACAGGATTTTCAAAATCGTTGTTTTTATGTCCGAACATGAAATAGAAGAGGTACCCCTGGCCGGTTTTCTGCAGCCAGGCTGAACGCGCCTGCTGATACCAGCGGCCGCTCGCCTGATCAAAGTATTTAAAACCGCACAGCACCTGCTTTTCCTTCTCCTCGGTGAAGGTATGGTTGAGGTAAACCTCTGTATGGGTCAAGGTCACGGCCGGCACGGGCGTGGACAGGGAATCATACACCGCCGTCTCCGGCCATGCCAGATCATGGCGGGTGATATAATGGTCTGGAGCCAAGTTTATCATTTGCACGGTGACTGGGTCACGATAGGCGTAACCGCCTTTTTCCAGTGGAGCGTTCGGCAAGCGGATGTTTAAGAAATCAAACCAGTGACGGTTTGCCCGTTTTGCGCTGCTGATGGAATGGTGCAGAACGATCAGCCGTCCGCCCTGCCGGGCGTAGCGGATCATCGCGACTTCGGTCGGTTCCAACAATCGTCGATGGATGTAGAGGATAACGGCGCGGTAGGACGACAACTCCACCGGCATTTTATCCGGGTCGGTCAACTCTACTTCCAGGCCGCCCCTTTTAATCAGAAAATCCGCCAGCACCTGCATCTGCGGCAATTCGTCCTTGATGATCAGAACAGGTTCTGTCGCGCCGGCTGCGCTCAACAGAAGTAACAGCAGGACCCCACCGACCAGTGGCGCCACTCTTTGGCAGAGCTTGAGCGATGAGGGATAGAGGATCGGCATGACATCATCTCCCTGCCGCACGGCTGAACGAATACGGCGCAGCTTGTGGATCGCTGCCAAATCGAGTGTTGGGCTGATTCCCCATGTGCAGATGCAGTATTCCGCCGTTGAGGATGTCACTATGTGACAGCCAGGTTTTCGCGTGCATGGCGCCGTTCAGTCGGATGGATTGAATGTAAACATTTTGCGGAGCATTTTCATCAGCCCGGATGGTGAAGGTTCTTCCATTCTGCAAATGCAGGGTGACTTGTTTGAACAGCGGGCTGCCGAGCACATAGGCCGGCGTTCCCGGCGTAACGGGATAAAATCCCATGGCAGAGAAAAGGTACCAGGCGGAGGTTTGGCCGTTGTCCTCATCGCCGCACAGGCCGTCCGGACCGGGCCCATACAGAGTCGTGCAGGCATGGCGCACCCATTTTTGCGTCTTCCACGGCTGGCCGCCGTAGGCATAGAGGTAAAGGACGTGATGCACTGGTTGATTGCCGTGCGCATATTGTCCCATTCTGCAGGCGACCATCTCGGTCATCTCATGTATCTCACGGCGGTAATGGCCGACGGAAAATTTCGGCGGCAGCAGAAACAGGCTGTCCAGCTTGCAGCAAAAGGCTTCGCGTCCGCCCATCAACCGGATCAGTCCGTCGACATCATGCAGGACCGACCAGGTGTAGTGCCACGCGCTGCCCTCGGTGAAAGGTCCGCCCCACTCAAATGGATCAAAGTCGGGTCTCCAGGATCCATCCGCCAGACGCCCGCGCATCATGGCGACAGAGGGATCCCAGACGTGGCGATAGTTGAACGCGCGGCTGGAAAAAGTCTCCTCATCCTGCGGTCTGTTCAACGCTTTGGCCATTTGCGCGATGCAGAAATCATCATAGGCAAACTCGAGGGTGCGAGCCGTCGCCTCTCTGGTTTTATCGCAGGCGACATAGCCCAGTCGCAGATAGTCCGCCAGTCCGGTACGGCCATATCCGCCCTGGTCCGTCAACTGGGTGCCGTCTTTGCGCATGGCCTCGTAGGCGGTCTGTACATCGAACTCTCGAATGCCTTTGCAATAAGCGTCCGCCACCAGCGATTCCACATGCGTGCCGATCATGCAATCTCGATAGCCCGGGCTGCTCCACTTGGGAAACCAGCCTCCTTCCCGATAGGCGTTGATCCAACCCCGGATCATCTCTGCGTCCCGATCCGGAAACAGGATGGTAAAAAACGGATACACCGCGCGAAAAGTATCCCAGAAGCCGTTGTCCGCGTACATCTCGCCGGAATGGACTTGGCCGTCATAGGGGCTGAAATGATGCATGCGTCCCTGGGCATCGTACTCGTACCAGATGCGGGGAAAGAGCAAAACACGGTACAGCGCCGTATAAAATGTGATCTCCTGATCCTTCGAAGCGCCCTGAATTTCAATGCGCCGCAGTTCCTTCTCCCAGAGGGCGCGGGATCGGTTTCGTGTGGCGGTAAAGGAGCGGTCTCCGATCTCTACGGCCAAATTCCGCTCCGCTTGTTCGAGGCTGATGAAAGAGGTCGCGATGCGCACGGTCACTGATTTTCCGGGTGCAAAACGCAAAAAAGCGAAGACCTGATCTGCTGCCAGCTCCTGGAGATCCGGATGGAGCAAGGAATCAGCGCTCACGCCGGCGCAGGAAAAAGGCTGGTCGAAGACCATGACAAAATAGCAGGCGAAATTTTCCGGCACCCCGCCGTTGTTGGCACGGGTAAAACCGCACACCTTATTATCCTGCGGCAGCATGCGAATAAAGGCGCCCTGAGGGTGTGCGTGGACAGACAAGTATGCGGGCTCTGAAGGTGGAAAGGAGATGCGCAGATGGCCGCAGCGTGTGGTGGAGGTCATCTCCACTTTGGTTTTATATTTATCCAAGGTGACGGCGTAATAATAGGGCTTGCTGATCTCGCTGGAGCGCTGGAACAAGGAGGCCCGCTTTCGCCAATCGGTCTGCGGCCGTCCGGTCATGGGCATCAGGGAAAAATCGCCGTAATCGCCCATCCAGGGGCTGGGTTGATGAGTGGCCTTGAAAGCGTTGATGGAGGGGGCTTGATAGGTGTAAATCCATCCATCTCCTGGTTCACCGGTTTGCGGGGTCCAGAACGTCATGGCAAAGGGAGTGGCCAAAGCGGGATAGGTGTTGCCATGCGAAAAACTGCGCTTGGAATCCGTACCGAGCAGAGGATTAACCCGATCGACCAAGCCGGCGCTGAGACTGAACCGGGGCATTAGAACAAGCAGAAATGAAAGAAACAGCCATTGCATAAAGCGCTCCATTTTTCTGTTTTCCGGATGTAAATTATAACGTATATTTGCGCAAGACGCAACTAAATTCTACCAGGAGGTCCTATGGAAATTTTGCAGGTATTTATTCACGTCAAAGCGGATCAGGTGGAAGCGTTCAAAGCCGCCACTGTCGAAAATGCACGCCACAGTCTGCAGGAGCCGGGCGTCAGCCGGTTTGATTTTTTTCAGCAGGCGGATGATCCCACCCGCTTCACCCTCATCGAGGCCTATCGAACGAAGG
Encoded proteins:
- a CDS encoding ThuA domain-containing protein translates to MPILYPSSLKLCQRVAPLVGGVLLLLLLSAAGATEPVLIIKDELPQMQVLADFLIKRGGLEVELTDPDKMPVELSSYRAVILYIHRRLLEPTEVAMIRYARQGGRLIVLHHSISSAKRANRHWFDFLNIRLPNAPLEKGGYAYRDPVTVQMINLAPDHYITRHDLAWPETAVYDSLSTPVPAVTLTHTEVYLNHTFTEEKEKQVLCGFKYFDQASGRWYQQARSAWLQKTGQGYLFYFMFGHKNNDFENPVIAQLLLNSLTWQP
- a CDS encoding glycoside hydrolase family 92 protein, which translates into the protein MQWLFLSFLLVLMPRFSLSAGLVDRVNPLLGTDSKRSFSHGNTYPALATPFAMTFWTPQTGEPGDGWIYTYQAPSINAFKATHQPSPWMGDYGDFSLMPMTGRPQTDWRKRASLFQRSSEISKPYYYAVTLDKYKTKVEMTSTTRCGHLRISFPPSEPAYLSVHAHPQGAFIRMLPQDNKVCGFTRANNGGVPENFACYFVMVFDQPFSCAGVSADSLLHPDLQELAADQVFAFLRFAPGKSVTVRIATSFISLEQAERNLAVEIGDRSFTATRNRSRALWEKELRRIEIQGASKDQEITFYTALYRVLLFPRIWYEYDAQGRMHHFSPYDGQVHSGEMYADNGFWDTFRAVYPFFTILFPDRDAEMIRGWINAYREGGWFPKWSSPGYRDCMIGTHVESLVADAYCKGIREFDVQTAYEAMRKDGTQLTDQGGYGRTGLADYLRLGYVACDKTREATARTLEFAYDDFCIAQMAKALNRPQDEETFSSRAFNYRHVWDPSVAMMRGRLADGSWRPDFDPFEWGGPFTEGSAWHYTWSVLHDVDGLIRLMGGREAFCCKLDSLFLLPPKFSVGHYRREIHEMTEMVACRMGQYAHGNQPVHHVLYLYAYGGQPWKTQKWVRHACTTLYGPGPDGLCGDEDNGQTSAWYLFSAMGFYPVTPGTPAYVLGSPLFKQVTLHLQNGRTFTIRADENAPQNVYIQSIRLNGAMHAKTWLSHSDILNGGILHLHMGNQPNTRFGSDPQAAPYSFSRAAGR
- a CDS encoding antibiotic biosynthesis monooxygenase, translating into MEILQVFIHVKADQVEAFKAATVENARHSLQEPGVSRFDFFQQADDPTRFTLIEAYRTKDAPAQHKQTAHYQKWLETVSDMMVTPRTRTTYHPVYPEE